The Tardiphaga alba genome includes a window with the following:
- a CDS encoding acyl-CoA dehydrogenase family protein codes for MTMTALLRKSDEGTEEAEPLVDRIAAVARRELTPIALEIDEGTIYPDQALRHLGDIGAWSAHADLRDTINGISVIGETCGSTAFMAWCQNTLVWYILNSDNAALKAKYLSATASGRTLGGTGLSNPMKSFFGIEKLKLKGKRVDGGYVVRGALPWVSNLGPDHLFGTIFEAEETGEKVMFIADCVDENLSLTPCKPFLAMDGTGTYAVQFRDVFIPDDQVLAAPAMPFVKKIRAGFILMQMGMGLGLIRDCVAIMDSVKPSLAHVNRFLPQQPEDFAGLLAKMEAETMMLAATPYETSNDYWRAVVDLRLRAGDAAVAAAHAAMLHCGARGYLKSHRAQRRLREAYFVAIVTPATKQLRKMLADNAREQQGDHAH; via the coding sequence ATGACCATGACGGCGCTGTTGCGAAAATCAGATGAAGGAACGGAAGAAGCTGAGCCGCTTGTCGATCGCATCGCTGCTGTCGCACGCCGCGAGCTGACGCCGATCGCGCTGGAGATCGACGAAGGAACGATCTATCCCGATCAAGCCTTGCGCCATCTCGGCGATATCGGCGCGTGGTCCGCGCATGCCGATCTCCGCGACACGATAAATGGCATCTCTGTTATCGGCGAGACCTGCGGCTCCACCGCTTTCATGGCCTGGTGCCAGAACACGCTGGTCTGGTACATACTGAACTCCGACAATGCCGCGCTGAAAGCGAAGTATCTGAGCGCCACCGCAAGCGGCAGGACGCTGGGCGGCACCGGTCTCTCCAATCCCATGAAGAGCTTCTTCGGAATCGAGAAGCTGAAGCTGAAGGGCAAGCGCGTCGATGGCGGCTATGTCGTCCGCGGCGCGCTGCCCTGGGTCTCCAATCTCGGCCCCGATCATCTGTTCGGCACGATCTTCGAGGCCGAGGAGACCGGCGAGAAGGTGATGTTCATCGCCGATTGCGTTGATGAGAATCTCTCGCTGACGCCTTGCAAGCCATTTCTCGCCATGGACGGCACCGGCACCTACGCCGTGCAATTTCGCGACGTCTTCATTCCCGACGATCAGGTGCTGGCGGCACCCGCGATGCCTTTCGTGAAGAAGATCCGTGCCGGCTTCATCCTGATGCAGATGGGCATGGGCCTCGGCCTGATCAGGGACTGCGTTGCCATCATGGACAGCGTCAAGCCGTCGCTCGCCCACGTCAATCGCTTCCTGCCGCAGCAACCCGAGGATTTTGCCGGTCTGCTCGCGAAGATGGAGGCCGAAACGATGATGCTGGCTGCGACACCCTACGAGACCAGCAACGATTACTGGCGCGCGGTTGTCGATCTGCGCCTGCGCGCCGGCGACGCGGCGGTGGCCGCCGCCCATGCCGCGATGCTGCATTGTGGCGCGCGCGGCTATCTCAAATCCCATCGCGCGCAGCGGCGCCTGCGCGAGGCCTATTTCGTGGCGATCGTCACTCCCGCCACAAAGCAGCTCCGGAAGATGCTCGCGGACAATGCGCGCGAACAGCAAGGAGACCACGCTCATTGA
- a CDS encoding sulfurtransferase, with product MADVLISADDLATFMKHEPCVIIDTRNPDAYAAGHIPGAVNLHEIFTFLATSTPEGMDELKKKFADAFGGAGLSGTETAVIYEQSMNSGFGQSCRGYFLLEFLGYPKIKVLHGGFDAWTMKGLPTTTDVPALKPASFAIKPEAGSILIDAATMQAALGNPSIAILDVRDVDEWIGESSSPYGKDFCPRMGRIPGAVWIEWYRMMKPTGEGPRFKSKNEILAECATVGITPSTTVYLYCFKGARASNTFLALKNAGVMDVRMYFGSWNEWSRDVKYPIEEGLPVVGEKQAVAA from the coding sequence ATGGCAGATGTTCTCATTTCCGCAGACGACCTCGCGACGTTCATGAAGCACGAGCCTTGTGTCATCATCGACACGCGCAATCCCGACGCCTATGCGGCCGGGCATATTCCCGGCGCTGTCAATCTCCATGAGATTTTCACGTTCCTCGCCACATCGACACCCGAGGGCATGGACGAATTGAAGAAGAAATTCGCGGACGCTTTCGGCGGCGCGGGTCTTTCGGGCACCGAGACCGCTGTGATTTACGAACAGTCGATGAATTCCGGTTTCGGCCAATCCTGCCGCGGTTACTTCCTGCTGGAATTCCTCGGCTACCCGAAGATCAAGGTGCTGCATGGAGGCTTCGACGCCTGGACCATGAAGGGTCTGCCGACCACCACGGATGTCCCGGCGCTGAAGCCCGCATCCTTCGCCATCAAGCCGGAGGCCGGTTCAATCCTGATCGATGCCGCCACCATGCAGGCCGCACTTGGCAATCCGTCGATCGCCATCCTCGACGTGCGCGATGTCGATGAATGGATCGGCGAAAGCTCATCGCCCTATGGCAAGGATTTCTGCCCGCGCATGGGCCGCATCCCTGGCGCCGTCTGGATCGAATGGTATCGCATGATGAAGCCGACCGGCGAAGGGCCGCGCTTCAAGTCGAAAAACGAGATCCTCGCCGAGTGCGCCACGGTCGGCATCACGCCATCCACCACGGTCTATCTCTATTGCTTCAAGGGAGCGCGTGCATCGAACACGTTCCTGGCGCTGAAGAATGCCGGCGTGATGGATGTGCGGATGTATTTCGGTTCGTGGAACGAATGGAGCCGCGATGTGAAATATCCGATTGAGGAGGGATTGCCCGTGGTCGGAGAAAAACAGGCGGTGGCGGCGTAA
- a CDS encoding phosphotransferase family protein — MSEEAWQQLVDLDALRGWMDAQELGRGALEAVTPLAGGTQNVLLRFARDGRSYVLRRSPAHPRGDGNATNRREARVLGVLASTEVPHPRLIAACSDTDVIGAAFYLMEPIDGFNATVALPSLHAGDAAIRRRMGFALVDGALALSRVDHAAAGLADFGKSDGFLERQVPRWRALLESYHDYKEWPGPSAIPGIDAVADWLTTHRPKQFAPGILHGDYHLANVMFRPDRAELAAIVDWELCTIGDPLLDMGWIMATWPDEQGHTTSEIGIKPWDGFARINELMAHYAANSPRDCTQLQWYGVLGCYKLGLILEGTYARACAGLAAPATGDRLHRSCIKLFQRALGWLERGKVGG, encoded by the coding sequence ATGAGCGAGGAAGCCTGGCAGCAACTCGTCGATCTCGATGCGCTCCGCGGCTGGATGGATGCGCAAGAGCTCGGGCGCGGCGCGCTTGAAGCCGTGACACCGCTGGCTGGTGGAACGCAGAATGTGCTGCTGCGCTTCGCGCGTGACGGTCGCTCTTATGTGCTGCGCCGCTCGCCGGCGCATCCGCGCGGCGATGGCAATGCCACCAACCGGCGCGAGGCGCGCGTGCTCGGTGTGTTGGCATCGACCGAGGTGCCGCATCCGCGCCTGATCGCCGCCTGCAGCGACACCGACGTGATCGGTGCGGCGTTTTATCTGATGGAGCCCATCGACGGCTTCAATGCCACCGTCGCATTGCCGTCATTGCATGCCGGCGACGCCGCGATCCGTCGCCGCATGGGTTTTGCGCTGGTGGATGGTGCTCTAGCTCTATCGCGTGTCGATCACGCCGCAGCGGGTCTCGCGGATTTCGGCAAGAGCGACGGCTTTCTCGAACGCCAGGTGCCGCGCTGGCGCGCGCTGCTGGAGAGCTATCACGATTACAAGGAATGGCCGGGTCCATCCGCGATCCCGGGCATCGATGCCGTCGCGGACTGGCTGACCACACATCGCCCGAAGCAATTCGCGCCCGGCATTCTGCATGGCGACTATCACCTCGCTAATGTGATGTTTCGCCCAGACAGAGCCGAGCTCGCGGCCATCGTCGACTGGGAGCTGTGCACCATCGGCGATCCCCTGCTCGACATGGGCTGGATCATGGCGACATGGCCGGACGAGCAGGGACACACGACGTCCGAGATCGGTATCAAGCCGTGGGATGGTTTTGCGCGGATCAACGAATTGATGGCGCATTACGCGGCGAACTCGCCGCGCGATTGCACGCAGCTGCAATGGTACGGCGTACTCGGCTGCTACAAGCTCGGCCTGATCCTCGAAGGCACCTATGCCCGTGCATGTGCAGGACTTGCCGCGCCGGCGACGGGCGATCGGCTGCATCGGTCATGCATCAAACTGTTCCAGCGCGCGCTGGGATGGCTGGAGCGCGGGAAGGTGGGTGGATGA